The nucleotide window CACCGACAAGGCCAACGGCGCCGAGGAGAAGCAGGAGAAGCTGGAGAAGGAGATCGGCACTCTCCAGGACCAGGTCGCCCGCGGCCAGGACGACCTCAACTCCATGCGCGACGGCCTCGGTCTGATGGCCAGCTCCCAGTACCGCACGGGCGCCATCGACCCCTCCGTGCAGCTCTTCCTCTCCGCCGACCCGGACGACTACCTCGACAAGGCGTCCACCATCGACCAGCTGAGCGCCCAGCAGGTCGACGCGCTCAAGAAGGTCCAGGACAAGCAGCGGGTCCTCGCCCAGCAGCGCGAGGAGGCGGCCGGCAAGCTCAAGGAGCTCTCCGACACCCGCAAGACGCTGGGCAAGAAGAAGAAGGAAGTCCAGAGCAAGCTCGCCGACGCGCAGAAGCTGCTCAACAGCCTGACGGCAGCCGAGAAGGCGGCCATCGCCACCGCGGACCAGCGCGCCAGCCGTGACGCGGGCGACCGCGCCGAACTCGACGTCGGCAAAGAGGTCGCGGGCTCCAACTACGGCGCCGCCGCCCTCGCCGCCGCGAGGACCCAGATGGGCAAGCCGTACGTCTCCGGCGGCAGCGGCCCCAACTCGTACGACTGCTCCGGTCTGACGCAGTGGGCGTACGGCCAGGCCGGTGTGTCGATCACCCGGACCACCTACACGCAGCAGAACGACGGTACGAAGATCGGCCGCGACGCGCTCAAGCCGGGCGACCTGGTCTTCTTCAACAGCCTCGCGCACGTCGGCCTGTACGCCGGCAACGGTGTGGTGCTGCACGCCCCGAAGCCGGGCGCCGTCGTCCGCCTCGAGTCGATGAGCACGATCGGCTCCTTCCAGTTCGGCGTCCGCGTCTGACGAACGCTCCTCCGCGGTTTCCCGGAGGACGGTCGCCGCGCCGCCCGAACGGGCGAATTCCCGTGGCCCCCGCTGACCCCACGCCCCGCTGATGACCTGCGTCTGAGGCGGGGCGTCACGCTGTGTGCACGCAATGGTCTTTGGTCACCGCGTAGTCGCACGGCTACTCTCTGGCGCGTTTCCCCCAACACCGGGGGAGCGACAGTCCGTCAGCGGAAGGGAGAGCGGCTTCCCGTGGGGTCCCATCGCCGCCCAGCACCGTCCGGCCTCGACCGGGGCGCCCGAGGCGCCACCCTCTGCGCACTGACCGCCGCGGCCGCGGCCCTCGGCGTCCTGCCGGCCGGCGCGGCGCCGCAGGACGACAGGCGTGCCGAGGTGGACCGCCTGTACGAGGAGGCCGAGCACGCCACCGAGTCGTACAACAAGGCCGACGAACGCGCCGACCTCCTGCACGACGAGGTCGGCAGGGCCCAGGACCGGATCGCCCGCCAGCAGGAGCGCATCAACACCATGCGGGACGGACTCGGTTCGCTCGCCGGGGCCCAGTACCGCTCCGGCGGCCTCGACCCGTCGCTGGCGCTGATGTTCTCCGACGACCCCGACGACTACCTCGACAAGGCGGCCGCGCTCGACCGCATCGGCGCCCGCCAGGCCGGCGAACTCAGGGAACTGCAGACCGCGATGCGCGATCTCGCCCAGGACCGCTCGGAGGCCACCCGCAAGCTCGCCGAACTGGACCGCAGCCGCAAGGCCGTCGCCCGTCACAAACGCACCGTCGAGCGGAAGCTGACCAGGGCGCGGCAGCTGCTGAACTCG belongs to Streptomyces sp. V3I8 and includes:
- a CDS encoding C40 family peptidase yields the protein MASHRRPKQPSRTRVTVLTTVATAAVALSAQAANAAPSEKPGKDEVKAKVDKLYEEVERATDKANGAEEKQEKLEKEIGTLQDQVARGQDDLNSMRDGLGLMASSQYRTGAIDPSVQLFLSADPDDYLDKASTIDQLSAQQVDALKKVQDKQRVLAQQREEAAGKLKELSDTRKTLGKKKKEVQSKLADAQKLLNSLTAAEKAAIATADQRASRDAGDRAELDVGKEVAGSNYGAAALAAARTQMGKPYVSGGSGPNSYDCSGLTQWAYGQAGVSITRTTYTQQNDGTKIGRDALKPGDLVFFNSLAHVGLYAGNGVVLHAPKPGAVVRLESMSTIGSFQFGVRV
- a CDS encoding C40 family peptidase, which codes for MGSHRRPAPSGLDRGARGATLCALTAAAAALGVLPAGAAPQDDRRAEVDRLYEEAEHATESYNKADERADLLHDEVGRAQDRIARQQERINTMRDGLGSLAGAQYRSGGLDPSLALMFSDDPDDYLDKAAALDRIGARQAGELRELQTAMRDLAQDRSEATRKLAELDRSRKAVARHKRTVERKLTRARQLLNSMPDADRAAYDRASRSGRTPDLTGAAPSSGRAAAAVAAARSALGRPYVWGANGPSGFDCSGLMQWSYAQAGVGLPRTSQAQAHAGRQVPLSQARPGDLVTYRDDASHVGMYAGNGQVIHAPYPGASVRYDPVGMMPVSAVTRP